One region of Halomicrobium sp. LC1Hm genomic DNA includes:
- a CDS encoding glycosyltransferase family 4 protein — MSEKFALITDTFLGNPSQYSGVEASDMIGGAEVNLYRIAQILLEEGHEVTVYQKDTGNPNNEYDGIKIEYLPTIGSGTMELLSFNIQWQRALAQDEIVYVHSPEYAIPDLKPVDALNQQGITWDAPSSKDLKTRVKRYFLGRQLSKTLVRCTDNAFLTYVQSEHPTARNNVFPIPNGVDTTIFSQDVDPVKNSTNQASEETVILFPRTLRLARGAHLIVDALAELRSKGYDVSLWFLGAENITDASSIRSQIERNDLSEVVEFLGHVPHKEMPHYYAAADIVAIPTYHSEGTSLSCLEAMACGRPVVVTDIGGLKEIIYQDKVDGGFKVKPTGKALATAIERLVEDPVLRDNLGENARQRVVNYFTLERWEQQMREFFCMVSERHSQN; from the coding sequence ATGAGTGAGAAGTTTGCTCTTATCACAGATACGTTTCTTGGGAACCCGTCGCAGTACAGCGGTGTCGAAGCAAGCGATATGATTGGAGGTGCCGAGGTAAACCTGTATCGAATTGCTCAGATTCTCCTTGAGGAAGGACACGAAGTGACGGTGTATCAGAAGGACACAGGGAATCCGAATAATGAGTATGACGGGATCAAAATTGAGTATTTGCCGACTATTGGGTCAGGTACCATGGAGCTCCTATCATTTAACATTCAATGGCAGCGAGCCTTAGCTCAAGACGAAATTGTCTATGTTCACTCGCCGGAGTATGCAATCCCCGACTTGAAACCAGTAGACGCACTAAATCAGCAGGGTATCACGTGGGACGCACCCTCTTCTAAGGACCTTAAGACTAGAGTCAAGCGGTATTTTCTTGGTCGACAGCTCTCGAAGACGCTTGTGCGGTGTACCGATAACGCGTTTCTGACCTATGTTCAGTCAGAGCATCCGACCGCACGAAACAATGTGTTTCCTATACCAAACGGAGTTGATACAACGATATTCTCGCAAGACGTTGACCCAGTTAAGAATTCAACCAACCAAGCGTCAGAAGAGACGGTTATACTCTTCCCGCGCACGCTCCGACTTGCGAGAGGAGCACACTTAATCGTTGATGCACTAGCCGAACTACGGTCGAAGGGGTATGATGTGTCACTCTGGTTCCTTGGTGCCGAAAATATTACTGATGCATCATCGATCCGGAGCCAGATTGAACGTAACGACCTGAGTGAAGTGGTAGAGTTTCTCGGGCACGTTCCCCATAAGGAGATGCCGCACTACTACGCCGCTGCTGATATCGTTGCGATTCCGACATACCATTCTGAGGGAACCTCATTATCGTGCCTTGAGGCGATGGCATGTGGTCGGCCAGTCGTGGTCACTGACATCGGTGGACTCAAAGAAATCATCTATCAGGATAAGGTGGACGGAGGGTTCAAGGTCAAACCCACAGGGAAGGCTCTCGCCACCGCCATTGAGAGGCTTGTCGAAGACCCTGTTTTGCGAGATAATTTGGGTGAGAATGCGAGACAACGGGTAGTCAACTACTTCACGTTGGAGCGGTGGGAGCAGCAAATGCGAGAGTTCTTCTGCATGGTGTCGGAAAGACACAGCCAGAACTAA
- a CDS encoding glycosyltransferase family 2 protein: MSKELATDQTEAKTEISRCAVIPAYNEGRTIGSVVLETLPYVDIIIVVDDGSDDRTAAISEAAGAEVISLGSNRGKGAALKVGFEQAMDYGASVIVTLDADGQHNAGSIPELIAPIEAGEAEVVVGSRQLTGDGEPSFARCFGRWMLDSATNLTLESPVCDTQSGYRSFSRDALEVVGDIQVGMGVESEMLIHCDRAGLTVSEVAIEEHYNDEADSSTHPIRHAWSVIRTILSVIRFQNPLFFFGIISLSLLGSGAIFGFDTATHYYATREFWPGKALLSILCLIIGVQFGTIALLFDYFNTWLQRR; encoded by the coding sequence ATGAGTAAGGAACTAGCGACAGATCAAACTGAGGCAAAGACGGAGATATCGCGGTGTGCAGTGATCCCCGCATATAATGAGGGTCGGACGATTGGCTCAGTCGTCTTGGAAACACTCCCGTATGTCGATATAATCATTGTAGTGGATGACGGCTCTGACGACCGGACAGCGGCTATTTCCGAAGCAGCGGGTGCAGAAGTCATCTCCCTTGGATCGAATAGAGGTAAGGGAGCGGCCCTGAAAGTGGGATTTGAGCAGGCTATGGATTATGGGGCTTCGGTGATCGTGACGCTCGATGCGGATGGACAGCATAATGCCGGTTCTATTCCAGAGCTGATAGCGCCGATAGAGGCAGGTGAGGCTGAGGTTGTTGTGGGCAGTCGGCAACTAACGGGAGATGGGGAACCTTCTTTTGCGCGGTGTTTTGGCCGATGGATGCTCGACAGTGCGACGAATTTAACACTTGAGTCCCCCGTCTGTGATACCCAATCGGGATATCGATCCTTCTCCCGTGATGCATTAGAGGTAGTTGGGGATATCCAGGTTGGGATGGGTGTTGAATCCGAAATGCTGATACATTGTGATCGTGCTGGGCTCACCGTTTCGGAGGTCGCCATTGAGGAGCACTATAACGATGAAGCTGACTCGTCGACCCATCCAATTAGGCATGCTTGGTCAGTTATCCGAACCATTCTCAGCGTGATTCGCTTCCAGAATCCGCTGTTCTTTTTTGGAATTATTTCACTATCATTGCTGGGTAGTGGGGCAATTTTCGGCTTCGATACGGCTACCCACTACTACGCGACGAGGGAGTTCTGGCCCGGGAAAGCCCTCCTCTCCATACTCTGTCTAATAATTGGTGTACAGTTCGGTACGATTGCACTCTTGTTTGACTACTTCAATACGTGGCTGCAGAGGCGGTGA
- a CDS encoding TVP38/TMEM64 family protein, with product MTGKQSSVTSSAIWGAMLLSLVFLGTWIALQDVSAWDLWGSVSSTTKSTPLLVMAIFVLYLIRPVTGFPSAVLSFLVGAKFGIIQGLPIVVLGSVITGLPAYYLGTYSRQLPAWIPGVGRFQTVSESLLDRVGVYRGMFAASLSPTPLDPVAWAAGMADVRLPIYLLATLMAAVPWAGAYCYSGAVAGGIATTPGRPPLGVIIFGGVISGLLLFRPAIEWIRDRQIPTESAYNE from the coding sequence ATGACTGGTAAACAGTCATCCGTCACTTCTTCCGCTATATGGGGAGCTATGCTGTTATCATTAGTCTTCCTTGGTACTTGGATTGCTCTTCAGGACGTGTCGGCATGGGACCTCTGGGGCTCAGTTAGTAGCACAACAAAAAGCACCCCATTGCTGGTGATGGCAATATTCGTGTTGTACTTGATTCGTCCGGTGACTGGGTTTCCATCAGCAGTGCTTTCATTTCTCGTTGGGGCAAAGTTCGGTATCATCCAAGGACTCCCAATCGTCGTACTTGGGTCCGTGATAACCGGCTTGCCGGCATACTATTTGGGTACATATTCCCGACAATTACCGGCTTGGATCCCCGGAGTTGGACGGTTCCAAACGGTTAGCGAAAGTCTCCTTGACCGTGTTGGTGTTTACCGCGGGATGTTCGCAGCCTCGCTTTCTCCGACGCCCTTAGACCCCGTTGCTTGGGCAGCGGGGATGGCCGACGTTCGTCTCCCGATCTATCTCTTGGCGACACTTATGGCTGCGGTCCCGTGGGCGGGAGCTTATTGCTACAGCGGGGCAGTTGCAGGTGGTATCGCAACGACTCCTGGCCGACCTCCATTGGGAGTCATTATCTTTGGCGGGGTGATTTCGGGTTTGCTCCTTTTCAGACCGGCTATCGAGTGGATTAGAGACAGGCAGATTCCAACTGAGAGTGCATACAATGAGTAA
- a CDS encoding class I SAM-dependent methyltransferase, giving the protein MFRTDPNFRIRACQAGIRLVARLHGWQDVVDGPYTPDRSRLSQAVTELASSQVEESAIPSYTHENLLLRALFQARGNAVLKWISDQARRLMDVGCGAGALVETLDTTPKRTVTGIDIAPEAANAYLQPCSQVQILKGDISHLPLKDNSFDCIVAMDVLEHFDELERPLSELSRVISPGGQLLVTGPTENWMYRVGRRIAGFSGEYHPKSVHEVGEAVEQLFGKPARKRTISIGTPLFEVLDYRS; this is encoded by the coding sequence ATGTTCAGAACCGATCCAAACTTCCGCATTCGGGCCTGCCAAGCAGGAATTCGATTAGTGGCTAGACTTCATGGCTGGCAGGATGTCGTTGATGGACCCTACACGCCGGATCGCAGTCGCCTCTCACAAGCAGTCACAGAACTGGCGTCGAGCCAAGTCGAAGAATCTGCGATTCCAAGCTATACACACGAGAACCTACTACTCCGGGCGCTTTTCCAAGCTCGAGGCAATGCGGTTCTCAAGTGGATTTCCGATCAGGCGAGACGTTTGATGGACGTTGGTTGTGGCGCAGGTGCACTTGTTGAGACGCTAGATACAACTCCAAAACGGACTGTTACTGGTATCGATATCGCGCCAGAGGCGGCCAATGCATACCTTCAGCCGTGTTCGCAGGTACAGATCTTGAAGGGGGATATTTCCCACCTCCCGCTCAAGGACAATTCGTTCGACTGTATTGTTGCGATGGACGTACTCGAACATTTTGATGAACTTGAACGACCCCTCTCTGAACTCAGCCGTGTGATCAGCCCAGGAGGTCAATTACTTGTGACAGGTCCGACAGAAAACTGGATGTACAGAGTTGGTCGACGCATAGCCGGCTTTTCGGGAGAGTATCATCCAAAGTCTGTTCATGAAGTCGGTGAAGCCGTAGAACAGCTGTTCGGCAAACCGGCTCGCAAGCGAACTATCAGCATCGGTACACCGCTCTTCGAAGTACTCGACTATCGGAGCTAA
- a CDS encoding sulfatase, protein MQQRDIIFLLLDTARADSFGCLGASRDTTPVIDSLASDGLVYEQAYSNSIWSLPAYASIFTGELPSEHGAVDWKQHLDGNPLVENLRANGYRTGCVSPHLLSGNFGLSDAFDVHHIVDNFGERLPYPNESVTQTIKSRTKSGKYNSLGEKATDFISLAARRRSYQAIVNGFAYVRTKIRNHRGDWDDDGADEVLNRSREFLDSGDGPRFLFANFIEPHAPYRPPAEYIHTYLDEDVSVDRLEEALLKSFVGATAGIETIGERDSEILRALYDAEVRYLDDRIGEFLQNVEAQSDGPDPVVVIASDHGDLFGKHGIWGHQAVIDRDLAHVPLIVSHPDLPSGRVESPVSLRQLYTFFTNIAQGDICRVDPCDTVVTEYFGWDTQLSIEPWNEYENVSVDEYGQYQVTLFHKDKLVRFDSAGTAEAFDLETDERLEDGATKGDREFLAETVGDPHTIHREYRESEDGDPLKGDLQDHLENLGYM, encoded by the coding sequence ATGCAACAACGAGATATTATTTTCCTCTTGCTCGACACGGCTAGGGCCGACAGCTTTGGCTGTCTGGGTGCATCTCGAGATACGACTCCTGTCATCGACTCCCTTGCCTCTGACGGACTAGTGTACGAACAGGCATACAGTAACTCAATCTGGAGTCTCCCCGCATATGCCTCCATCTTCACCGGTGAACTACCTTCAGAACACGGTGCCGTCGACTGGAAACAGCATTTAGATGGTAACCCCTTGGTTGAGAATCTTAGGGCAAATGGGTACCGAACTGGGTGCGTATCTCCACACCTGTTGTCTGGCAATTTTGGCCTCTCTGACGCGTTTGACGTCCATCACATTGTAGACAACTTTGGTGAACGGTTACCTTATCCTAATGAGTCGGTCACGCAAACGATCAAGAGTCGGACGAAGAGTGGAAAATACAATTCATTGGGGGAGAAAGCAACCGATTTCATATCGCTGGCTGCAAGGCGTCGTAGCTACCAGGCAATCGTGAACGGGTTCGCGTATGTCCGGACAAAGATTCGCAACCATCGAGGGGATTGGGATGACGACGGTGCTGACGAAGTACTGAATCGCTCCCGAGAGTTCCTCGATAGCGGCGACGGTCCACGGTTTCTATTCGCGAATTTCATCGAACCACACGCCCCCTACCGGCCACCGGCTGAGTACATTCACACCTACTTGGACGAGGACGTTAGCGTCGATAGATTAGAAGAGGCATTGTTGAAGAGCTTTGTGGGTGCTACCGCTGGCATTGAGACTATTGGGGAACGTGACTCGGAAATTCTTAGAGCGTTGTATGACGCAGAAGTCAGGTACCTTGACGACCGAATTGGTGAGTTTCTACAAAACGTGGAAGCACAGTCAGACGGTCCTGATCCCGTAGTCGTCATTGCGTCCGACCACGGCGATCTTTTCGGCAAGCACGGCATCTGGGGACACCAAGCAGTAATCGACCGCGACCTCGCGCATGTTCCGCTGATTGTCTCACATCCTGATCTCCCCTCTGGACGTGTTGAATCCCCGGTATCACTGCGACAACTCTATACATTTTTCACCAATATAGCACAAGGAGACATCTGTCGCGTAGATCCGTGCGACACCGTCGTCACCGAATACTTCGGCTGGGATACACAGTTATCTATTGAGCCGTGGAACGAGTATGAGAACGTGAGTGTTGACGAATATGGACAGTATCAGGTCACCCTGTTTCATAAAGACAAGTTAGTCCGCTTCGACTCAGCCGGCACCGCCGAGGCGTTTGATCTTGAGACAGACGAGCGACTGGAGGACGGGGCCACCAAGGGTGATCGAGAGTTCCTCGCAGAGACCGTTGGCGATCCGCATACGATCCACCGCGAATACCGGGAGAGTGAAGACGGTGACCCATTAAAGGGGGATTTACAAGACCATCTTGAGAATCTTGGATACATGTAA